From the genome of Armatimonadota bacterium, one region includes:
- a CDS encoding carbon-nitrogen hydrolase family protein — MGGLQLMGDQHERLRVAVVQAAPVFLDREATTAKACGLIREAAGMGARVIGFPEGFIPGHPLWYHFHPATAPTSSAMAARLFTNAVEIPGPTTEVLAAAAREAGAYVVMGICERRAGTSGTLFNTQLFIGPDGEIIGKHQKLTPTVGERLVHMGGDGGTLRAFPTGFGRIAGLICGESFNPLAIFTLVAEYPQIIVVSWPNRFPRRGMSCPERSHLAGRALALTSKAFVLSCCGTMTDEMRELLVYRDDDRETLWDERASGGSSIAGPSGTIVAGPMGANEGILCADIDLSECVAEKIRHDYAGHYNRPDVFHLTVRGSNPSMVTREDS, encoded by the coding sequence ATGGGGGGGCTACAACTGATGGGTGATCAGCACGAACGGTTGCGGGTGGCTGTGGTCCAGGCCGCGCCTGTTTTCCTGGACAGGGAGGCAACGACCGCGAAGGCTTGCGGGCTGATCCGGGAGGCCGCGGGCATGGGCGCGCGGGTCATCGGGTTCCCAGAGGGGTTCATCCCGGGCCACCCGCTCTGGTATCACTTCCACCCGGCGACGGCGCCCACCAGCAGCGCCATGGCCGCGCGCCTGTTTACGAACGCCGTTGAGATACCGGGACCTACGACCGAGGTCCTGGCGGCGGCGGCCAGGGAGGCCGGCGCGTACGTAGTGATGGGGATCTGCGAGCGCCGAGCAGGGACGTCGGGCACGCTGTTCAACACTCAGCTTTTCATTGGCCCGGACGGTGAGATCATCGGCAAGCACCAGAAGCTCACCCCGACCGTGGGCGAGCGCCTGGTGCACATGGGAGGCGACGGCGGCACACTGCGCGCGTTCCCAACCGGATTCGGGAGGATCGCGGGGCTGATCTGTGGGGAGAGCTTCAATCCCCTGGCGATCTTCACCCTGGTCGCTGAGTATCCCCAGATCATCGTCGTCAGTTGGCCCAACCGTTTTCCCAGGCGGGGGATGTCCTGTCCGGAGAGGTCGCACCTGGCAGGCAGGGCCCTGGCCTTGACGTCTAAGGCCTTCGTCCTCAGTTGCTGCGGAACGATGACCGACGAGATGAGAGAACTCCTGGTCTACCGGGACGACGACCGGGAGACGCTCTGGGACGAGAGGGCGAGCGGCGGTTCGAGCATCGCCGGACCGTCCGGGACAATCGTCGCCGGCCCCATGGGAGCAAACGAGGGTATCCTGTGCGCGGACATTGACCTGTCGGAGTGTGTGGCAGAGAAGATCCGTCACGACTATGCTGGGCACTACAACCGGCCAGACGTTTTTCACCTGACCGTTCGCGGATCCAATCCTTCGATGGTGACGCGGGAGGATTCGTAG
- a CDS encoding thiamine pyrophosphate-dependent dehydrogenase E1 component subunit alpha, with translation MRRTAPRTETQQADASQGVPVEQWLAMYEQMVKIRAFEEQVNELYRGAKMPGLAHLCTGQEASAVGVCQALRPDDYITSTHRGHGHCLAKGARVDLMFAELLGKAPGYCRGKGGSMHIADPQSGNLGANAIVGGGAGIATGAALSAKRRGSGQVSVCFFGEGALGQGVLYEVMNMAALWKLPVIYVCENNLYNEYTHYAETTAGELRARPAAFGIHCVEVDGQDVRAVYAMTRRVVERLMAGEGPAFLVCNTYRYFGHHVGDVNRSYYRSKEEEQDWKARRDPLAILAVWLTVEGLADAGMLEEIERRARDEVAAGVEFALAAPYPDPGEVDQHVYA, from the coding sequence ATGCGGCGCACAGCCCCGCGCACTGAGACCCAGCAGGCCGACGCCTCGCAGGGCGTCCCCGTCGAGCAGTGGCTTGCGATGTACGAACAGATGGTGAAGATCCGGGCGTTCGAGGAGCAGGTCAACGAACTGTACCGCGGCGCCAAGATGCCCGGCCTCGCCCACCTATGCACAGGTCAGGAGGCCTCCGCGGTCGGGGTCTGCCAGGCGCTACGGCCCGACGACTACATTACCAGCACCCACCGCGGCCACGGCCACTGCCTTGCCAAGGGGGCGAGGGTGGACCTTATGTTCGCCGAGCTCCTGGGCAAGGCCCCCGGCTACTGTCGCGGCAAAGGCGGCTCGATGCACATCGCCGACCCACAGTCGGGCAATCTGGGCGCGAATGCGATCGTCGGCGGCGGAGCAGGGATAGCGACAGGGGCCGCGCTGTCGGCGAAGCGTCGCGGCTCCGGTCAGGTTTCGGTGTGCTTCTTCGGCGAAGGCGCGCTGGGCCAGGGGGTGCTGTACGAGGTAATGAACATGGCCGCGCTCTGGAAGCTCCCGGTGATCTACGTATGCGAGAACAATCTCTACAACGAGTACACTCACTACGCTGAGACCACCGCCGGTGAACTTCGCGCAAGGCCTGCCGCGTTCGGAATCCATTGCGTCGAGGTGGACGGTCAGGACGTGCGGGCAGTCTACGCGATGACCCGCCGGGTGGTCGAGCGTCTCATGGCGGGAGAAGGCCCCGCCTTCCTTGTCTGCAACACATACCGGTACTTCGGCCACCACGTGGGCGATGTGAACCGGTCCTACTACCGCAGCAAGGAAGAGGAGCAGGATTGGAAGGCGCGGCGCGATCCCCTGGCCATCCTGGCCGTGTGGCTGACCGTCGAGGGGCTGGCGGACGCGGGAATGCTCGAGGAGATAGAGCGGCGTGCCCGCGACGAGGTGGCGGCCGGCGTGGAGTTCGCCCTGGCCGCTCCCTACCCGGACCCGGGGGAGGTGGACCAGCATGTCTACGCATAG
- a CDS encoding TRAP transporter fused permease subunit, protein MNRNLSRNWDIAAQVILGAVAIFYLRAAAFGVDSMQYHRGIAVMFSLVAALLLYKGWRRAPADRPSWSDLVLIAGAVVGVGYWILEHEALAYRAGMHTRLDYMMGLVVTLLAVEIARRVLGRPLAIISVLAIAYALYGNLLPPVIGHRGFLLRRVVEYIYLTSDGIFGIMAEVMASYIVPFVVFGAFMMRAGVAKFFIDLSMAGMGRIAGGPAQVAVISSAMLGSINGSPIANTATTGAFTIPLMKRTGFPPHIAAAVEASASTGGMILPPVMGAGAFIMAEMTGIRYAEIVKMSIVPGILYFLAVGIMVYLESRKLRIRGLSREELPRAPDVLRQGWYLLLPIAVLVGALFQGASPARAVIYAIVATVVVSWLRPETRMGPLQVWQALVDGGKACTFVGAATGSVGIIIGVLALTGIGIKFSTIMLTLAGTNLLLMLLLVAVASFVLGMGMPITAAYLVVAVASAPALVELGVPLIAAHLIIFWLSLDSNITPPVALGAYTAAAIADADPWRTGWNSFRFAKMIYVMPLLFAYTHILYTGTLAENIWAVVSAIVGTVAFSICSTGFFLVRTTLVEWLLLAAATFLAFVPGLVTDLTAIAVFVAVFFWQRHKLQRSAEIGAGAAAGVTTAPADR, encoded by the coding sequence GTGAATCGAAACCTGTCGCGCAACTGGGACATCGCCGCCCAGGTCATCCTGGGCGCGGTCGCCATCTTTTACCTGCGGGCGGCCGCCTTCGGCGTGGACTCGATGCAGTACCACCGCGGGATCGCCGTGATGTTCAGCTTGGTGGCCGCCCTGCTCCTGTACAAAGGGTGGCGCCGCGCTCCCGCGGACAGGCCATCTTGGTCGGACCTGGTACTCATCGCGGGCGCCGTCGTTGGCGTGGGCTATTGGATCCTGGAGCACGAGGCATTGGCCTACCGGGCGGGTATGCATACCCGCCTGGACTACATGATGGGCCTGGTCGTTACGCTCCTGGCCGTAGAGATTGCGCGACGGGTGCTGGGCCGCCCTCTTGCCATCATATCCGTCCTGGCCATCGCCTACGCCCTCTACGGAAACCTCTTGCCCCCGGTCATCGGTCATCGGGGTTTCCTGCTACGCCGCGTCGTCGAGTACATCTACCTGACCTCGGACGGTATCTTCGGGATAATGGCCGAGGTGATGGCCAGCTACATCGTGCCGTTCGTCGTATTTGGCGCTTTCATGATGCGGGCCGGTGTGGCCAAGTTCTTCATTGATCTCTCAATGGCCGGGATGGGGCGGATCGCCGGCGGGCCTGCGCAGGTCGCCGTGATCTCGAGCGCTATGCTGGGCTCCATCAACGGGAGCCCGATCGCCAACACCGCCACCACCGGTGCCTTCACCATCCCACTGATGAAGCGCACGGGTTTCCCGCCGCACATTGCCGCCGCGGTTGAGGCATCCGCCTCCACCGGGGGGATGATCCTGCCCCCGGTGATGGGAGCGGGCGCGTTCATCATGGCGGAGATGACCGGAATTCGCTACGCCGAGATCGTCAAGATGTCCATCGTTCCCGGCATCCTGTACTTCCTGGCGGTCGGGATCATGGTCTACCTGGAGTCGCGCAAACTGCGCATCCGCGGCCTCAGCCGGGAGGAGCTCCCACGCGCGCCGGATGTCCTCAGGCAAGGCTGGTATCTCTTACTGCCCATCGCGGTCCTGGTGGGCGCGCTTTTCCAGGGCGCCTCGCCGGCCCGCGCCGTGATATACGCTATCGTGGCCACCGTCGTTGTGAGCTGGCTTCGTCCGGAAACCAGGATGGGCCCGCTCCAGGTGTGGCAGGCGCTGGTGGACGGCGGCAAGGCCTGCACCTTTGTCGGCGCAGCCACCGGTTCAGTTGGCATCATCATCGGCGTCCTGGCGCTCACAGGTATCGGGATCAAGTTCTCGACGATCATGCTCACCCTGGCCGGGACGAACCTCCTGCTGATGCTCCTCCTGGTCGCTGTGGCCTCCTTCGTCCTGGGCATGGGGATGCCGATCACCGCGGCCTACCTCGTGGTGGCCGTCGCCTCCGCACCGGCGCTGGTGGAGCTGGGGGTGCCGCTCATCGCGGCGCACCTGATCATCTTCTGGTTGAGCCTGGACTCCAATATCACCCCGCCAGTGGCACTGGGCGCATACACCGCGGCCGCCATCGCGGACGCCGACCCCTGGCGCACCGGTTGGAACAGCTTTCGGTTTGCCAAGATGATCTACGTGATGCCGCTGCTGTTCGCGTACACGCACATCCTGTACACGGGGACCCTTGCCGAGAACATCTGGGCGGTCGTCTCCGCGATCGTAGGCACCGTGGCGTTCTCCATCTGCAGCACGGGCTTCTTCCTGGTGCGGACAACGCTGGTGGAATGGCTGCTCCTCGCGGCTGCCACGTTCCTGGCGTTCGTGCCCGGGCTGGTCACCGATCTGACCGCGATCGCGGTATTCGTGGCGGTCTTCTTCTGGCAGAGGCATAAGCTGCAGCGGTCCGCAGAGATTGGTGCAGGTGCGGCTGCCGGCGTAACGACGGCCCCGGCCGATCGGTAG
- a CDS encoding NAD(P)-dependent oxidoreductase, which translates to MQKIGFVGLGVMGSRIVKRLLDAGRPVTGYNRTRDKAQWLLDAGMRWASSPREVAEASDVIFTMVTNTAALQAVTEGPDGILAALGPGKIYVDMSTASPDASRDLAARVAAAGARMLDAPVSGSVITLEQGKLSIMVGGEKEVFERVLPILKDIGPTVNHVGSNGQAVLIKIASNLSLAVQMLAFSEGILLAEKNGIPRSVAVEVLLNSVMASPMLRYRGPFVLQMPEEAWFDVTMMQKDMLLALEMGRQLRVPMPTTAATNEMLTAARAQGLEKQDFAIVFEVLARMAGMPPSGGGAGQASGR; encoded by the coding sequence ATGCAGAAGATAGGATTCGTGGGTTTGGGGGTCATGGGAAGCCGCATCGTCAAGCGGCTGCTCGACGCCGGCCGCCCGGTGACCGGCTACAACCGCACCCGGGACAAGGCGCAGTGGTTGCTCGACGCGGGTATGCGTTGGGCTTCGTCGCCGCGGGAGGTGGCCGAGGCCTCGGACGTGATCTTCACGATGGTCACGAACACCGCCGCGCTGCAGGCCGTTACCGAGGGGCCGGATGGGATACTGGCCGCGTTGGGGCCGGGCAAGATCTACGTGGACATGAGCACCGCGAGCCCGGACGCCAGCCGCGATCTGGCAGCACGCGTCGCCGCTGCTGGCGCTCGGATGCTGGACGCGCCGGTCTCCGGAAGCGTGATAACGCTGGAGCAAGGCAAGCTCTCCATCATGGTCGGGGGCGAGAAGGAAGTCTTCGAGCGGGTGCTTCCGATCCTGAAGGACATAGGTCCCACGGTCAACCACGTCGGCAGCAACGGCCAGGCGGTCCTCATCAAGATTGCCAGCAACCTGAGCCTGGCGGTTCAGATGCTGGCTTTCAGCGAGGGCATCCTGCTGGCCGAGAAGAACGGCATCCCCAGATCCGTCGCGGTCGAGGTGCTTCTCAACAGCGTGATGGCGTCACCCATGCTGCGCTACCGCGGGCCCTTCGTGCTCCAGATGCCCGAGGAGGCCTGGTTTGACGTGACGATGATGCAGAAGGACATGCTGCTGGCCCTGGAGATGGGCCGCCAGCTCCGGGTGCCGATGCCCACAACAGCGGCCACCAACGAGATGCTCACCGCGGCACGGGCCCAGGGCCTGGAGAAACAGGACTTCGCGATCGTCTTTGAGGTGCTGGCCCGCATGGCCGGGATGCCTCCTTCCGGGGGCGGTGCGGGACAGGCCTCGGGGCGCTAG
- a CDS encoding TAXI family TRAP transporter solute-binding subunit, with protein sequence MPGARKEKWPWQRTSLCARQSACLNVGPYDRRRDAAMSIKSTARLFASIMLILGLLVAGPLSSTPSTAGPRLDRLTILGGPPGGVFGIFATGLGTFLSRAVPNLDVSVAATGGSVENVRRVNAGDAEMGIAFTSDVHESYYGLEGFKGNPHTNLRTIGMMFLGIAHVITFRDSGIRTVEDLVGKRVAVGTPGSGTFATAERVFRSLGIWDRITRVPLLGAAAGGAMGDGRVDAFFWTGPYPDRVTIEAAVTRPVHFIDAYTPLGRTDFHRVFPYYARYIIPAGSYAGVTENTASLGVPALWFVNKDVPAPLVQRMVEAAYGREGHGHMLRVHSASADMTSLKALQGVTIPLHRGAEAVWVSKGIEIPERIRAR encoded by the coding sequence ATGCCAGGTGCCCGGAAGGAGAAGTGGCCCTGGCAGAGAACCTCACTCTGTGCTCGCCAGTCTGCTTGTCTGAATGTCGGACCATATGACCGCCGGAGGGATGCCGCTATGTCCATCAAGAGCACGGCACGGCTCTTCGCGAGTATCATGCTCATCCTGGGCCTGCTCGTGGCAGGTCCTCTCAGTTCCACGCCCAGCACAGCCGGCCCCAGGCTGGACAGGCTCACCATCCTGGGAGGACCTCCGGGTGGGGTCTTTGGCATCTTCGCGACCGGGCTCGGGACTTTCCTCTCCAGGGCGGTCCCGAACCTCGACGTATCCGTGGCCGCCACAGGCGGGTCGGTTGAGAACGTCCGAAGGGTCAACGCGGGCGACGCGGAGATGGGGATCGCGTTCACGTCGGACGTGCACGAGTCCTACTACGGCCTGGAAGGTTTCAAGGGCAACCCGCACACGAACCTCAGGACCATCGGCATGATGTTTCTGGGCATCGCCCATGTGATAACCTTCCGGGACAGCGGCATCCGCACGGTGGAGGACCTGGTGGGGAAGCGCGTCGCGGTCGGGACCCCTGGCTCCGGGACCTTTGCCACCGCAGAGCGGGTGTTTCGCAGCCTGGGCATCTGGGACCGGATCACACGGGTGCCCCTGCTCGGGGCCGCGGCAGGCGGCGCCATGGGCGACGGGCGGGTTGACGCCTTCTTCTGGACCGGTCCGTACCCGGATCGGGTGACGATTGAGGCGGCGGTGACGCGTCCCGTACACTTCATTGACGCTTACACACCGCTGGGACGCACCGACTTCCACAGGGTCTTCCCGTACTACGCGCGCTACATCATTCCGGCCGGATCCTATGCCGGCGTCACTGAGAACACCGCCTCCCTGGGCGTGCCAGCGCTGTGGTTTGTCAACAAGGACGTGCCCGCGCCCCTGGTGCAGAGGATGGTTGAGGCCGCCTACGGCCGCGAAGGACACGGGCACATGCTGCGAGTGCACAGCGCCTCAGCCGACATGACCTCGCTCAAGGCCCTGCAGGGGGTCACGATCCCGCTGCACCGGGGAGCCGAGGCCGTATGGGTTAGCAAGGGCATCGAGATCCCAGAGAGGATCCGGGCGCGCTAG
- a CDS encoding alpha-ketoacid dehydrogenase subunit beta yields MSTHSVPADREITFAQAVREALAEEMRRDPAVFILGEDVAEAGTPFKVLSGLVEEFGTERVTDTPISEAGFTGIAVGAAMTGLRPVVDIMFGDFLPLAMDQIVNQAAKVHYMSGGKLRVPLVVRTNLGATRRSAAQHSQSLHALLSHIPGLKVVLPSTPFDAKGLLKTAIRDENPVVFFEDKLMFQMKGPVPEGEYTIPFGVADVKRQGADITLVATSSMVQVALAVAHILEKEGISAEVLDPRTTVPLDAHTIVESAKKTGRAVVIDEGHERYGVTAEIAAVIAEGAFYHLDAPVRRMGAMDVPVPFSPVLEDLTVPTAERVAEAARALCGRT; encoded by the coding sequence ATGTCTACGCATAGCGTCCCTGCCGACCGCGAGATCACTTTTGCCCAGGCCGTCCGCGAGGCGCTTGCTGAGGAGATGCGTCGCGATCCCGCGGTCTTCATACTTGGCGAGGATGTCGCCGAGGCCGGGACGCCGTTCAAGGTGCTCTCGGGACTGGTGGAGGAGTTCGGCACCGAGCGGGTGACAGACACGCCGATCTCCGAGGCCGGGTTCACCGGGATCGCGGTGGGAGCCGCGATGACAGGGCTCCGTCCGGTCGTGGACATCATGTTCGGGGACTTCCTTCCCCTGGCTATGGACCAGATCGTGAACCAGGCCGCCAAGGTGCACTACATGTCCGGCGGGAAGCTTCGGGTGCCGCTCGTGGTGCGCACTAACCTGGGAGCCACGCGCCGCTCCGCGGCCCAACACAGCCAGAGCCTGCACGCCCTTCTCAGCCACATCCCAGGGTTGAAGGTCGTTCTGCCGTCAACACCCTTTGATGCCAAGGGTCTGCTCAAGACCGCCATCCGCGACGAGAATCCGGTGGTGTTCTTCGAGGACAAGCTCATGTTCCAGATGAAGGGCCCTGTTCCGGAGGGGGAGTACACCATCCCCTTTGGCGTCGCCGACGTTAAGCGGCAGGGAGCGGACATAACCCTCGTCGCGACCAGCAGCATGGTGCAGGTTGCCCTGGCCGTGGCGCACATCCTAGAGAAGGAAGGGATCAGCGCCGAGGTGCTGGACCCGCGCACTACCGTTCCCCTGGATGCGCACACGATCGTGGAATCAGCCAAGAAGACCGGGCGGGCCGTGGTGATAGACGAGGGGCACGAGCGCTACGGGGTCACCGCCGAGATCGCCGCGGTCATTGCCGAAGGAGCCTTCTATCACCTGGACGCGCCGGTCAGGCGCATGGGCGCCATGGACGTGCCCGTGCCGTTCTCCCCGGTGCTGGAGGATCTCACGGTGCCCACGGCCGAGCGCGTGGCAGAAGCGGCAAGAGCGCTCTGCGGGCGCACCTGA
- a CDS encoding FadR family transcriptional regulator, with translation MIYQPIERQKVCELVANHLIRQISDRRLKPGDTLAAERELTQAFGVGRSSVREALRILESKGLIRPVGKGTFAVAEYANPLQHSVRLLLALQEIALPELFEVRKILEVEAAGLAAMRRTDDDLAEMARRIEEMVEGLSSQERYIAADLQFHLAIAAATRNRIALHVMQAIRDALHQALASIFLIPGSPQQSLAQHKEILRAISAGNQDEARQRMREHLLRVEGDIRDALVAGT, from the coding sequence ATGATCTACCAGCCTATTGAACGGCAGAAGGTCTGTGAACTGGTTGCCAACCACCTCATCCGGCAGATCTCGGATCGGCGGTTGAAACCAGGCGACACGCTGGCCGCGGAGCGGGAACTGACTCAGGCCTTTGGCGTGGGCCGGTCCTCGGTCAGGGAGGCCCTGCGGATTCTCGAATCCAAGGGGCTCATCCGGCCGGTGGGGAAGGGGACGTTCGCTGTCGCCGAGTACGCCAATCCCCTTCAACATTCGGTGCGGTTGCTGCTGGCGCTGCAGGAGATCGCCCTGCCCGAGCTTTTCGAGGTGCGCAAGATCCTGGAGGTGGAGGCCGCCGGCCTGGCTGCGATGCGGCGAACGGACGATGACCTGGCCGAGATGGCCCGCCGGATCGAGGAGATGGTCGAGGGCCTCTCATCCCAGGAGCGCTACATCGCGGCCGACCTGCAGTTCCACCTGGCGATAGCGGCCGCGACGCGCAACCGCATCGCGCTGCACGTGATGCAGGCCATCCGTGACGCGCTCCACCAGGCCCTGGCTTCGATATTCCTGATCCCGGGCAGTCCTCAGCAGTCCCTGGCGCAACACAAGGAGATCCTTCGGGCCATCTCCGCCGGGAATCAGGACGAGGCCAGGCAGAGGATGCGGGAGCACCTGCTGCGAGTAGAGGGAGACATCCGCGACGCCCTGGTCGCGGGCACCTGA
- a CDS encoding aminopeptidase P family protein: MGLKTYGLTAVDWEERVNYDRLRAQRLARAERLLGESELGALLCFDMNNIRYITATHIGTWAMDKLVRFCLLPQGGDPILWDFGSAARHHQLYCPWLGERSRAGISTLRGASSEQAQEVARKIRVELEERNLLGEPVGVDVIEPAVLFALQAEGVKIADGQPLMQQARKIKTGDEITLINTACMMVDAAYEELYRVMRPGMRENECVGLVSKVLYDLGSEHVEGVNAISGERCNPHPHVYTDRVLRPGDPAYFDILHSYNGYRTCYYRTFAIGSASAAQVDAYKRCRGYLDEAIALIKPGVTTADVVKIWPRAEEFGFASEEAAFALQYGHGVGLSIWEKPIFSRFVSFDHPEVIEENMVFALETFWPAADGWSAARIEEMVVVSKTGCEVITRFPAEELLVAGGRYHTAAGPLPATRETQSNLNRSHR; encoded by the coding sequence ATGGGACTGAAGACCTATGGCCTCACGGCGGTTGACTGGGAGGAGCGGGTCAACTACGACCGCCTCCGTGCCCAACGGCTGGCTCGTGCGGAGCGGCTGCTCGGCGAGTCTGAGCTGGGTGCCCTCCTGTGTTTCGACATGAACAACATACGGTACATCACCGCGACGCACATCGGCACCTGGGCGATGGACAAGCTGGTGCGATTCTGCCTGCTGCCCCAGGGCGGGGATCCCATCCTGTGGGATTTCGGCTCCGCGGCCCGGCACCATCAGTTGTACTGCCCGTGGCTGGGAGAGCGATCGCGCGCAGGGATCTCCACGCTGCGCGGGGCCTCTTCTGAGCAGGCACAGGAAGTGGCGCGCAAGATCCGCGTTGAGCTGGAGGAACGCAACCTGCTGGGCGAGCCGGTGGGCGTGGACGTGATCGAGCCGGCCGTGCTCTTTGCCCTGCAGGCCGAAGGGGTCAAGATCGCGGACGGCCAGCCGCTAATGCAGCAGGCCCGCAAGATCAAGACCGGGGACGAGATCACCCTCATCAACACGGCCTGCATGATGGTGGACGCTGCCTACGAGGAGCTCTACCGGGTAATGAGACCCGGGATGCGCGAGAACGAGTGCGTGGGGCTGGTCAGCAAGGTGCTCTACGACTTGGGATCCGAGCACGTGGAGGGCGTCAACGCCATCTCCGGGGAGCGGTGCAACCCCCACCCGCATGTCTACACCGACCGCGTGCTCAGGCCCGGAGATCCTGCCTACTTCGACATCCTGCACTCCTACAACGGCTACCGCACCTGCTACTACAGGACGTTCGCCATCGGCAGCGCTTCGGCAGCCCAGGTGGACGCGTACAAGCGCTGCCGCGGCTACCTCGACGAGGCGATAGCCCTGATCAAGCCGGGCGTGACCACTGCGGATGTCGTCAAGATCTGGCCACGGGCAGAGGAGTTCGGGTTCGCCAGCGAGGAGGCGGCGTTTGCCCTTCAGTACGGGCACGGCGTAGGCCTCTCGATCTGGGAGAAGCCCATATTCAGCCGGTTCGTATCGTTTGACCATCCGGAGGTCATCGAGGAGAACATGGTGTTCGCCCTTGAGACGTTCTGGCCGGCGGCGGACGGCTGGTCGGCGGCCCGCATCGAGGAGATGGTGGTCGTCAGCAAGACCGGCTGCGAGGTGATCACCCGGTTTCCCGCCGAGGAGCTGCTGGTCGCAGGGGGGCGCTACCACACGGCGGCCGGCCCCCTGCCGGCCACGCGGGAGACACAGTCCAACCTGAACCGGTCCCATCGTTGA
- a CDS encoding 2-oxo acid dehydrogenase subunit E2, with translation MGTDVIMPALGMAQETGRVVRWLKAEGDAVTAGEPLLEVETDKVTVEIEAPASGTLRRVTAAEGQDVPVGQTIAVILAPEGAADARLAPAAPPAPPGPPAVREPAASPLAARLAAAHGVDLRAVTPRGTRIEKADVQAYLQARDGVAAEDLAAEVRAAGRILASPKARRLADAVGVDLAAIKGTGPGGAVLASDVPARSGARGAAGPAAAAAMTEGVVTAPVSAAWRRMAERTAQSWTGAPHFFLLREVNAGRLVAWRDRWQKRFKTDITFTDLLVKLLASALVEHPRLNSRWLNGTIVSSPEINIGLAVAIEEGLIVPVIHRADQQSVRQISDRRKDLVSRAQAGKLRAEDLTRGTFTISNLGMYGVDVFNAIINPPQAAILAVGRIADRVAAVKGRPAVRPMMTLSLSCDHRVVDGARGARFLETLADLIEEPATPLD, from the coding sequence ATGGGCACAGATGTCATCATGCCCGCGCTGGGCATGGCTCAGGAGACCGGCCGCGTGGTCAGGTGGCTCAAGGCCGAGGGCGATGCCGTCACGGCAGGTGAGCCCCTGCTGGAGGTCGAGACCGACAAGGTCACAGTAGAGATCGAGGCTCCGGCATCCGGCACACTGCGACGGGTGACCGCGGCAGAGGGTCAGGACGTGCCGGTGGGCCAGACCATCGCGGTAATCCTGGCACCGGAGGGCGCTGCCGACGCGCGGCTTGCGCCGGCGGCCCCACCCGCGCCGCCTGGCCCCCCTGCGGTCCGCGAGCCCGCAGCCAGCCCGCTCGCCGCGCGGCTGGCCGCCGCGCACGGGGTGGACCTGCGGGCAGTGACGCCCCGCGGAACCAGGATTGAGAAGGCGGATGTGCAGGCGTATCTCCAGGCCCGCGATGGCGTTGCGGCCGAAGATCTGGCCGCCGAGGTGCGCGCGGCCGGACGCATACTGGCTTCTCCCAAGGCCAGGCGGCTGGCGGATGCGGTCGGGGTGGACCTGGCGGCCATCAAGGGGACAGGGCCAGGAGGCGCTGTGCTGGCATCCGATGTGCCGGCCAGGTCAGGCGCACGTGGCGCGGCCGGGCCTGCGGCGGCGGCCGCCATGACAGAAGGTGTTGTGACAGCGCCCGTGAGTGCTGCCTGGCGGCGCATGGCCGAGCGCACAGCGCAGAGCTGGACCGGCGCGCCGCACTTCTTCCTGTTGCGCGAGGTGAACGCGGGCCGGCTCGTGGCCTGGCGCGACCGGTGGCAGAAGCGGTTCAAGACCGACATCACCTTCACAGACCTGCTGGTCAAGCTGCTTGCCTCGGCGCTTGTGGAGCACCCCCGTCTCAACAGCCGGTGGCTGAACGGCACGATCGTGTCAAGCCCTGAGATCAACATCGGGCTGGCAGTTGCCATAGAAGAAGGATTGATCGTTCCGGTCATACACCGCGCGGACCAACAGAGCGTGCGTCAGATTTCTGACCGCCGCAAGGACCTCGTCAGCCGGGCCCAGGCAGGGAAGCTGCGGGCAGAAGACCTGACCCGGGGCACATTCACAATCAGCAACCTGGGAATGTACGGCGTGGACGTCTTCAACGCCATCATCAACCCACCCCAGGCAGCCATCCTGGCAGTGGGCCGGATCGCTGACCGCGTGGCCGCCGTGAAGGGCCGGCCTGCGGTGCGGCCGATGATGACGCTCAGTCTGTCGTGCGACCACCGCGTGGTGGACGGAGCGCGCGGGGCGCGGTTCCTGGAAACCCTGGCCGACTTGATCGAAGAACCGGCGACCCCGTTGGATTGA